A genomic region of Micromonospora sp. NBC_01796 contains the following coding sequences:
- a CDS encoding tetratricopeptide repeat protein — protein MEVHRLAVAGREPVIARDVGRQVARAWLRGSRFADVAALAGATLTLGPDADAFHDLGWAQSSTGQPQQALSSYKRALHLYRKAGKEGYDAATLNNIGAVYNNLGDRQQALTYYQQALSIRREVGDRAGEATTLTNIGLVHDNLGDRQQALTYYQQALPIMQRVGDRAGEATTLNNIGLVYNNLGDRQQALTYYQQALSIRREVGDRAGEATTLNNIGGAHDGLGDQQQALTYYQQALPLHREVGDRAGEATTLNNIGGAHNNLGDQQQALTRYQQALSIRQEVGDRAGEATTLNNIGSVHDGLGDQQQALTYFKQALPILRGVGDRAGEAATLNNIGLVHDRLGDQQRALTYYQQALPLHREVGNRAGEATTLNNIGAIRFQQGDFAGAKDNYDEGLAIFHAIGDRISEATTSFNMAVMLLQMARVDDAAHFQRRAIALAERTSHPALDQIRALLIQLKQAEE, from the coding sequence GTGGAGGTGCATCGACTGGCGGTAGCCGGTCGGGAGCCGGTGATCGCCCGGGATGTCGGGAGACAGGTCGCGCGGGCGTGGCTTCGCGGGTCTCGGTTCGCGGACGTCGCCGCCCTTGCGGGGGCTACCCTGACTCTCGGTCCGGACGCCGATGCCTTCCACGACCTAGGCTGGGCCCAATCCTCCACCGGGCAACCCCAACAGGCGCTGAGCAGCTACAAGCGGGCCCTGCACCTGTACCGCAAGGCCGGCAAGGAAGGCTACGACGCCGCCACACTCAACAACATCGGCGCCGTGTACAACAACTTGGGGGACCGGCAGCAGGCCCTGACCTACTACCAACAGGCCCTGTCCATCCGGCGGGAGGTCGGCGACCGCGCCGGCGAAGCGACCACCCTCACCAACATCGGCCTCGTGCACGACAATCTCGGGGACCGGCAGCAGGCCTTGACCTACTATCAGCAGGCCCTGCCCATCATGCAGAGGGTCGGCGACCGCGCCGGCGAAGCGACCACCCTCAACAACATCGGCCTCGTGTACAACAACCTCGGGGACCGGCAGCAGGCCCTGACCTACTACCAACAGGCCCTGTCCATCCGGCGGGAGGTCGGCGACCGCGCCGGCGAAGCGACCACCCTCAACAACATCGGCGGCGCGCACGACGGGCTCGGGGACCAGCAGCAGGCCCTGACCTACTACCAACAGGCCCTACCCCTCCATCGGGAGGTCGGCGACCGCGCCGGCGAAGCGACCACCCTCAACAACATCGGCGGCGCGCACAACAACCTCGGGGACCAGCAGCAGGCCCTGACCCGCTACCAACAGGCCCTGTCCATCCGGCAGGAGGTCGGCGACCGCGCCGGCGAGGCGACCACCCTCAACAACATCGGCTCCGTGCACGACGGGCTCGGGGACCAGCAGCAGGCCCTGACCTACTTCAAGCAGGCTCTCCCCATCCTGCGAGGGGTCGGCGACCGCGCCGGCGAAGCGGCCACCCTCAACAACATCGGCCTCGTGCACGACAGGCTCGGGGACCAGCAGCGGGCCCTGACCTACTACCAACAGGCCCTGCCCCTCCACCGAGAGGTCGGCAACCGCGCCGGCGAAGCGACCACCCTCAACAACATCGGCGCAATCCGGTTCCAGCAGGGCGATTTCGCAGGAGCAAAGGACAACTACGACGAAGGCCTTGCGATATTTCACGCTATCGGCGACCGCATATCAGAGGCGACGACGAGTTTCAACATGGCTGTCATGCTGTTGCAGATGGCACGAGTCGACGATGCTGCGCATTTCCAGCGCCGAGCCATCGCCTTGGCCGAGCGAACGAGTCATCCGGCACTGGACCAAATCCGAGCACTTCTCATCCAGCTCAAACAAGCGGAAGAATGA
- a CDS encoding CHAT domain-containing protein: MSEMNSYELGIFQQTSGHWELRLSADGGTPKTRVVDGAAIDHLIEMVERDYSQDAVAQKVFGSPQLRDLGAKLATFLDGDERWLTPVLDHPSGATLRITAGERLRHLPWELLADNGSYLTVSGHAPLLPVRAVGTNTALKTSTSPGNRPLRVLFMATSPEGVEPVLHYEAEEAAILSATSRTGTELVVEESGTLEGLRFISRDYGAGYFDVLHLSGHATISTDSQPTFLAENEFGGLAYATADEIAQAMAGRWPRLVFVSGCLTGSAPDAGTFPSMSESLVRAGAPAVLGWALPVGDVSATEFAAQLYQTLADGEPLDRAVIEARQHLYKHKRGNWHLLRVYADKSPLAPMVTPLRTEGRAWIQIRPADQDFLDRQTQLSRVATRAAFVGRRRVIQRCLRTLKQPHGHDGAAEALILHGMGGLGKSSLASRLLERMPSHQRVVWYGRVDLTKFRELTTKVKLPTLEQELQAAELLDNNQAPLAARLRHLLRVDGPLGRTPCLFVFDDFEDGNLDERDGTHVLSYEMADILPALLKAIRETGSPSRVIITSRYRFPRPAATAIVVESLESLSEIEQKKKLANLPNLGPASSVDPDIRKRAIQAAAGNPRLLDWLDLIVADTSLDIEGLIATIEQEADRFRRETILAKNLLSSQTSDLQKMLAKVNVVELPVPAETIKAIHNHPETTGHIKRAAQLGLIEEGTDPETRQPRYYVSNVLRPLIRPLLTDDEYAQACAAGARSLYQLWVTDPATPKSAS, from the coding sequence ATGAGCGAGATGAACAGCTACGAGCTGGGGATTTTTCAGCAGACGTCAGGCCACTGGGAACTGCGCTTGTCGGCCGATGGCGGCACCCCGAAGACCCGTGTCGTGGACGGAGCAGCGATCGACCACCTCATTGAGATGGTGGAGCGCGACTACAGCCAGGATGCGGTCGCCCAAAAGGTGTTCGGCTCCCCGCAGCTACGTGACCTCGGCGCAAAACTGGCCACCTTCCTCGACGGCGACGAACGGTGGCTGACTCCGGTGCTGGACCACCCGTCCGGCGCCACGCTGCGGATCACCGCCGGGGAACGGCTACGGCACCTCCCCTGGGAGCTGCTCGCCGATAACGGCTCGTACCTGACCGTCTCCGGCCACGCACCGCTGCTACCGGTACGTGCCGTCGGCACCAACACGGCCCTCAAAACCTCGACCTCCCCTGGAAACCGTCCCCTGCGGGTGCTGTTCATGGCGACGTCCCCGGAGGGTGTCGAGCCCGTGCTCCACTACGAGGCGGAGGAGGCGGCCATCCTGTCTGCGACCTCGCGTACGGGCACTGAACTGGTCGTCGAGGAGAGCGGCACCCTGGAAGGGCTTCGCTTTATCAGTCGCGACTATGGTGCGGGATACTTCGACGTCCTGCATCTGAGCGGCCACGCCACCATCAGCACGGACAGCCAACCCACTTTCCTGGCGGAGAACGAGTTCGGCGGGCTGGCCTACGCCACGGCTGACGAGATCGCCCAGGCCATGGCCGGGCGCTGGCCCCGACTGGTTTTCGTCTCCGGCTGCCTCACCGGTAGCGCCCCCGACGCAGGCACTTTCCCCTCCATGAGCGAGAGCCTCGTCCGTGCTGGAGCCCCCGCCGTGCTGGGGTGGGCGCTGCCGGTCGGCGACGTCTCCGCGACCGAGTTCGCCGCCCAGCTCTACCAGACACTGGCTGACGGTGAGCCCCTCGACCGGGCCGTCATCGAGGCCCGCCAGCATCTCTACAAGCACAAGCGGGGCAACTGGCACCTGCTACGCGTCTACGCCGACAAGTCCCCGCTGGCACCCATGGTCACGCCTCTGCGCACCGAGGGGCGTGCATGGATCCAGATTCGGCCCGCCGACCAGGACTTCCTCGACCGGCAAACTCAGCTTTCCCGGGTTGCCACCCGCGCCGCCTTCGTTGGACGACGGCGCGTCATCCAGCGCTGCCTGCGCACGCTCAAGCAACCCCACGGTCACGACGGCGCGGCTGAGGCCCTCATCCTGCACGGCATGGGCGGCCTCGGCAAGAGCAGCCTCGCCTCCCGGCTACTGGAACGCATGCCCAGCCACCAGCGGGTCGTCTGGTACGGCCGCGTCGACCTGACCAAGTTTCGAGAACTCACCACCAAGGTCAAACTCCCCACCCTTGAGCAGGAATTGCAGGCAGCCGAGCTCCTCGACAACAATCAGGCTCCCCTTGCCGCCCGCCTGCGCCACCTGCTCCGTGTCGACGGGCCTCTCGGGCGGACCCCCTGCCTGTTCGTGTTCGACGACTTCGAGGACGGCAACCTCGACGAACGCGACGGCACTCACGTGCTCTCCTATGAGATGGCCGACATCCTGCCCGCCCTACTCAAGGCCATCCGCGAAACCGGCAGCCCCAGCCGAGTTATCATCACCAGCCGCTATCGGTTCCCTAGGCCCGCCGCAACCGCGATCGTCGTCGAGTCACTCGAATCCCTCAGCGAGATCGAACAGAAGAAGAAACTCGCGAACCTGCCGAACCTGGGCCCTGCATCCTCCGTCGACCCCGACATCCGCAAGCGCGCCATCCAGGCTGCGGCCGGCAACCCCCGCCTACTCGATTGGCTCGACCTGATCGTCGCCGACACCAGCCTCGACATTGAAGGCCTCATCGCCACCATCGAGCAGGAGGCCGACCGGTTCCGCCGGGAGACCATCCTCGCGAAGAACCTCCTCAGCTCTCAAACCTCCGATCTGCAAAAGATGCTCGCGAAGGTCAACGTCGTCGAACTGCCCGTCCCCGCTGAGACCATCAAGGCCATCCACAACCACCCGGAGACCACCGGCCACATCAAACGCGCCGCCCAACTCGGCCTGATCGAAGAAGGCACCGACCCCGAAACCCGCCAACCCCGCTACTACGTTTCCAATGTTCTACGCCCCCTCATCCGCCCCCTGCTCACCGATGACGAGTACGCCCAAGCCTGTGCCGCCGGCGCACGATCCCTCTACCAACTCTGGGTCACCGACCCCGCCACCCCCAAGTCCGCGTCATGA
- a CDS encoding tetratricopeptide repeat protein: MTTLTQLGEVHRLAVAGRESVIARDVGERVARVWLGRSRFADVAALANATLTLGPDAGAFYDLGWAQSSTGQPQQALDNYERALHLYREVGNRGNEAATLNNIGGVYDSLGDRQQALTYYQQALPIQRDVGDHAGIAATLNNIGLVYNGLGDRQQALTYYQQALRIQRDVGSHAGEATTLNNIGHVYNGLGDQQQALTYYQQALRIQRDVGNRAGEATTLNNIGGVHDNLGDLPQALTYYQQALPIRREVGDRAGEAATLNNIGAVYNGLGDQQQALTHYQQALSITREVSNRVGEAVTRYNIGMIHRAEGNLDWAIGELELVVNLDRQVGHPDLASDAATLEQVRQERARTQKAT; this comes from the coding sequence ATGACCACCCTCACCCAGTTAGGGGAGGTGCATCGGCTGGCGGTGGCCGGTAGGGAGTCGGTGATCGCCCGGGACGTCGGGGAGCGGGTGGCGAGGGTGTGGCTGGGCAGGTCCCGGTTCGCCGACGTCGCGGCCCTCGCTAACGCGACCTTGACCCTCGGCCCGGACGCCGGTGCCTTCTACGACCTGGGCTGGGCCCAATCCTCCACAGGGCAACCCCAACAGGCCCTGGACAACTACGAGCGGGCCCTGCACCTGTACCGCGAGGTCGGCAACCGCGGCAACGAAGCGGCCACCCTCAACAACATCGGCGGCGTGTACGACAGCCTCGGGGACCGGCAGCAAGCCCTCACCTACTACCAACAGGCCCTCCCCATCCAACGGGACGTCGGCGACCACGCCGGCATAGCGGCCACCCTCAACAACATCGGCCTCGTATACAACGGGCTCGGGGACCGGCAGCAAGCCCTCACCTACTACCAACAGGCCCTTCGCATCCAACGGGACGTCGGCAGCCACGCAGGCGAAGCAACCACCCTCAACAACATCGGCCACGTGTACAACGGGCTCGGGGACCAACAGCAAGCCCTCACCTACTACCAACAGGCCCTTCGCATCCAACGGGACGTCGGCAACCGCGCAGGCGAAGCAACCACCCTCAACAACATCGGCGGCGTGCACGACAACCTCGGGGACCTGCCGCAAGCCCTCACCTACTACCAACAGGCCCTCCCCATCCGGCGGGAAGTCGGCGACCGCGCCGGCGAAGCGGCCACCCTCAACAACATCGGCGCCGTGTACAACGGGCTCGGGGACCAACAGCAAGCCCTCACCCACTACCAACAGGCCCTTTCCATTACGCGGGAGGTCAGCAACCGGGTCGGCGAAGCAGTCACCCGGTACAACATCGGGATGATCCACCGGGCGGAGGGAAACCTCGACTGGGCAATCGGCGAGCTAGAACTCGTCGTCAACCTCGACCGCCAAGTCGGCCACCCGGACCTAGCATCCGACGCTGCCACACTCGAACAGGTACGCCAAGAACGGGCAAGAACCCAGAAAGCGACCTAA
- a CDS encoding glycoside hydrolase family 2 protein — MTLRSTEPAVLPSRRPLHDGWSVRPVAHPAVPASVSDQPVPATVPGCVHTDLLAAGLIPDPYLDSNELAVAWIGRTDWVYRTTFEWDDQAADRVDLVCAGLDTVATIQLNGVEVGRTANMHRSYRFDVRSLLLPGENTLEVRFDSAYRYAEGLRDSLGDRPNAYPEPFNFIRKMACNFGWDWGPTLVTAGIWQPIELHTWSVARLAEVRPLVTVTDNTGRVEAVVTVERAAAEPLTVSLAVAGVRTEAVIPAGVTSTVLTVDVPDPELWWPRGYGEQTRYPLDVTLRGPDGAALDTWQRRIGFRSTSLDTSEDEHGSAFTILVNETPILIRGVNWIPDDVFVTRVTRERYAARFTQAVDANVNMLRVWGGGRYESEDFYDLADELGLLVEQDFPFACAAYPEEEPFATEVEAEARAQVVRLASHPSLILWIGNNENIWGWHDWGWQEPLGDRTWGAGYYFELLPAIVAELDPTRPYWPGSPWSGRTDKHPNDPAYGSMHIWDVWNREDYTKYREYRPRFVAEFGYQAPPAYATLRRALSDEPLAHDSPGMAHHQKAGGGDAKLQRGLDAHLPAPVDFDDWHYLTQLNQARAISLGVEHFRALRPLCMGTIVWQLNDCWPVTSWAAVDGDGRRKPLWYALRRVYADRLLTVQPGDGGGLNLVAVNDGGVPWRTSVTVTRLTLDGEPAAKTALDLEVAPHSVATVPLPADLSTTDRPRHELLLAEAVGTGQRAFWFFAEDKDVAYPTAAYEAVVESSAAATGQVTRVRVTARTILRDLVLAADRLDPTAEVDEALVTLLPGETATFTVRSAGALEAAALTSRPVLRCVNDR, encoded by the coding sequence ATGACGCTTCGCTCAACCGAACCGGCTGTCCTTCCCTCCCGGCGTCCGCTGCACGACGGCTGGTCGGTCCGGCCCGTGGCCCACCCCGCAGTGCCCGCGTCCGTGTCCGACCAGCCGGTCCCGGCGACCGTACCGGGTTGTGTGCACACCGACCTGCTCGCCGCGGGGCTGATCCCGGACCCGTACCTGGACAGCAACGAGCTGGCCGTGGCCTGGATCGGGCGGACCGACTGGGTCTACCGGACCACCTTCGAGTGGGACGACCAGGCCGCCGACCGGGTGGACCTGGTCTGCGCCGGGCTGGACACGGTGGCGACGATCCAGCTCAACGGGGTCGAGGTCGGGCGTACCGCCAACATGCACCGGAGCTACCGGTTCGACGTACGGTCGCTGTTGCTGCCGGGGGAGAACACCCTGGAGGTCCGGTTCGACTCCGCGTACCGCTACGCCGAGGGGTTGCGCGACTCGCTCGGTGACCGGCCGAACGCGTACCCGGAGCCGTTCAACTTCATCCGGAAGATGGCCTGCAACTTCGGTTGGGACTGGGGTCCGACGCTGGTCACCGCCGGCATCTGGCAGCCGATCGAGCTGCACACCTGGTCGGTCGCCCGGCTGGCCGAGGTCCGCCCGCTGGTCACCGTCACCGACAACACCGGCCGGGTCGAGGCGGTGGTCACCGTCGAACGCGCCGCCGCCGAGCCGCTGACCGTCAGCCTCGCGGTCGCCGGGGTACGCACCGAAGCCGTCATCCCGGCAGGCGTCACGAGTACGGTCCTGACCGTCGACGTGCCCGACCCCGAACTGTGGTGGCCGCGCGGCTACGGCGAGCAGACCCGGTACCCGCTCGACGTGACCCTGCGCGGCCCCGACGGCGCAGCCCTCGACACCTGGCAGCGCCGGATCGGTTTCCGCTCCACCAGCCTCGACACCAGCGAGGACGAACACGGCTCGGCGTTCACCATCCTGGTCAACGAAACCCCGATCCTGATCCGTGGCGTCAACTGGATCCCCGACGACGTTTTCGTCACCCGGGTCACCCGCGAGCGTTACGCCGCCCGCTTCACCCAGGCCGTCGACGCGAACGTCAACATGCTCCGGGTCTGGGGCGGTGGCCGGTACGAGTCCGAGGACTTCTACGACCTCGCCGACGAGCTTGGCCTCCTGGTCGAGCAGGACTTCCCGTTCGCGTGCGCGGCGTACCCGGAGGAGGAACCGTTCGCCACCGAGGTCGAGGCCGAGGCGCGCGCGCAGGTCGTACGCCTCGCCAGCCACCCGAGCCTGATCCTCTGGATCGGCAACAACGAGAACATCTGGGGCTGGCACGACTGGGGCTGGCAGGAGCCACTGGGGGACCGGACCTGGGGCGCCGGCTACTACTTCGAGCTGCTCCCGGCGATCGTCGCCGAACTGGACCCGACCCGACCGTACTGGCCGGGCAGCCCCTGGTCGGGGCGGACCGACAAACACCCGAACGATCCTGCGTACGGCAGCATGCACATCTGGGACGTGTGGAACCGCGAGGACTACACCAAGTACCGGGAGTACCGGCCCCGGTTCGTGGCCGAGTTCGGGTATCAGGCCCCACCCGCGTACGCGACCCTGCGCCGGGCGCTGAGTGACGAACCCCTGGCCCACGACTCGCCCGGCATGGCCCACCACCAGAAGGCCGGCGGCGGCGACGCGAAACTGCAACGGGGACTCGACGCCCACCTGCCCGCCCCGGTCGACTTCGACGACTGGCACTACCTGACCCAGCTCAACCAGGCCCGCGCGATCAGCCTCGGGGTGGAACACTTCCGGGCGCTGCGCCCACTCTGCATGGGCACCATCGTCTGGCAGCTCAACGACTGCTGGCCGGTCACATCGTGGGCCGCCGTCGACGGCGACGGCCGTCGCAAACCCCTCTGGTACGCCCTGCGCCGGGTCTACGCCGACCGGCTGCTGACCGTACAACCGGGTGACGGCGGCGGGTTGAACCTGGTCGCGGTGAACGACGGGGGCGTGCCCTGGCGTACCTCGGTGACCGTGACCCGGCTGACCCTGGACGGGGAACCGGCCGCCAAGACGGCCCTCGACCTGGAGGTGGCGCCGCACTCGGTGGCGACGGTTCCGCTCCCGGCGGACCTGTCCACCACCGACCGTCCCCGGCACGAGCTGCTGCTCGCCGAAGCAGTCGGTACGGGCCAGCGCGCGTTCTGGTTCTTCGCCGAGGACAAAGATGTTGCGTACCCGACCGCTGCTTACGAGGCCGTGGTCGAGTCTTCGGCAGCCGCCACCGGTCAGGTGACGCGGGTACGGGTGACCGCTCGGACGATTCTGCGGGATCTGGTGCTTGCGGCCGACCGGCTGGATCCGACGGCTGAGGTGGACGAGGCCCTGGTCACGCTGCTGCCGGGGGAGACAGCCACGTTCACCGTCCGCTCGGCTGGGGCGTTGGAGGCGGCGGCGTTGACCAGTCGACCCGTACTGCGCTGCGTCAACGACCGGTAG
- a CDS encoding carbohydrate ABC transporter permease, translated as MSTTTTPQTPRSRRRAALTGRAPADTPGSLWNYVFLSLVILFSAFPLYWMLVIATSTDAALAKIPPQVVPGDQLLTNLREVFSMQDVYFIQSLANSAIVSTVVTVAVLFFCSLAGFAFAKLRFKGRNVLMVIVILTLTVPNQLGVVALYIVMGKIGWNGTLLAVIVPGLVSAFGVFYMRQFILEAVPDELVEAARIDGATTMRIYASIVLPAVRPALAVLGLLTFVGTWNDFQWPLITLNGTDYPTSMVAISDLASGNYVLYRRVLAGALVATIPLLIMLFVGGRQIVRGIMEGAIKS; from the coding sequence ATGAGTACGACCACCACCCCGCAGACCCCGCGCAGCCGCCGACGGGCCGCGTTGACCGGACGGGCCCCGGCGGACACCCCCGGCAGCCTGTGGAACTACGTCTTCCTCTCCCTGGTCATCCTCTTCTCCGCCTTCCCGCTCTACTGGATGCTGGTGATCGCCACCAGCACCGACGCCGCCCTGGCCAAGATCCCGCCGCAGGTGGTCCCCGGCGACCAGCTCCTGACCAACCTGCGCGAGGTCTTCTCGATGCAGGACGTCTACTTCATCCAGTCCCTGGCCAACAGCGCGATCGTCTCGACGGTCGTCACCGTCGCCGTCCTCTTCTTCTGCTCGCTGGCCGGCTTCGCCTTCGCCAAGCTCCGGTTCAAGGGCCGCAACGTCCTGATGGTGATCGTGATCCTCACCCTGACCGTGCCGAACCAGCTCGGCGTGGTCGCGCTCTACATCGTGATGGGCAAAATCGGGTGGAACGGCACCCTGCTCGCCGTCATCGTGCCCGGCCTGGTCAGCGCGTTCGGGGTCTTCTACATGCGGCAGTTCATCCTGGAGGCGGTGCCGGACGAACTCGTCGAGGCGGCCAGGATCGACGGGGCCACCACGATGCGCATCTACGCCAGCATCGTCCTGCCGGCGGTACGCCCGGCGCTGGCCGTACTGGGCCTGCTCACCTTCGTCGGCACCTGGAATGATTTCCAGTGGCCGTTGATCACCCTGAACGGGACCGACTACCCGACCTCGATGGTCGCCATCTCCGACCTCGCCAGCGGAAACTACGTGCTCTACCGCCGGGTCCTGGCCGGTGCACTGGTGGCCACCATCCCGTTGCTCATCATGCTGTTCGTCGGTGGACGGCAGATCGTACGAGGAATCATGGAAGGCGCGATCAAGTCATGA
- a CDS encoding carbohydrate ABC transporter permease, translated as MSVTRADPAAPPGGPAGRPTGRDEPDRHRWRNRLHRFDMRFTPYLLVAPFFLLFLVFGLFPIIFNGVVALRHWRLDDATLTGWAGLANFEKLLTDDDFWNALYNTFGIFVLSTVPQLTLALVIASVLNRRLRAQTWFRVGVLLPYVTPITASTLVFAVVFARDGGVANWVLSVLHLTGDEPIDWRSAKWSSWFVLATMVNWKWIGYNALLYLAAMQSIPRDIYEAAAVDGAGVWRQLWRITVPMIRPVVIFTVVLSTIGGLQLFTEPMLLEQNAQAARGGANGEWQTIAQLIYKVGWKDLNLGYAAAMSWALFLIIVVVAAVNALITNRLGGGKR; from the coding sequence ATGTCCGTCACCCGTGCCGACCCGGCGGCGCCGCCGGGCGGACCGGCCGGGCGCCCCACCGGTCGCGACGAGCCCGACCGGCACCGCTGGCGCAACCGGCTGCACCGCTTCGACATGCGCTTTACGCCGTACCTGCTCGTCGCCCCGTTCTTCCTGCTGTTCCTGGTGTTCGGGCTCTTCCCGATCATCTTCAACGGAGTCGTCGCGCTGCGGCACTGGCGACTGGACGACGCCACCCTGACCGGGTGGGCCGGGCTGGCGAACTTCGAGAAACTGCTGACCGACGACGACTTCTGGAACGCGCTCTACAACACGTTCGGCATCTTCGTCCTGTCCACCGTGCCCCAGTTGACCCTGGCGCTGGTCATCGCGTCGGTGCTCAACCGCCGGCTGCGCGCACAGACCTGGTTCCGGGTCGGGGTGCTGCTGCCGTACGTCACCCCGATCACCGCCTCGACCCTCGTCTTCGCGGTGGTCTTCGCCCGCGACGGCGGGGTGGCCAACTGGGTCCTCTCGGTCCTGCACCTGACCGGCGACGAGCCGATCGACTGGCGCAGCGCGAAATGGTCGTCCTGGTTCGTGCTGGCCACGATGGTCAACTGGAAGTGGATCGGCTACAACGCCCTGCTCTACCTCGCCGCGATGCAGTCGATCCCGCGCGACATCTACGAGGCAGCCGCCGTCGACGGGGCGGGGGTCTGGCGGCAGCTCTGGCGGATCACCGTACCGATGATCCGGCCCGTGGTGATTTTCACGGTGGTGCTGTCGACCATCGGTGGCCTGCAACTCTTCACCGAGCCGATGCTGCTGGAGCAGAACGCCCAGGCGGCCCGGGGCGGCGCCAACGGCGAGTGGCAGACCATCGCCCAGCTCATCTACAAGGTCGGCTGGAAGGACCTCAACCTCGGGTACGCCGCCGCCATGTCCTGGGCCCTGTTCCTGATCATCGTGGTGGTCGCCGCGGTGAACGCACTGATCACCAACCGGCTCGGCGGGGGGAAACGATGA
- a CDS encoding ABC transporter substrate-binding protein — translation MAGSGARWVRLVAASAAGMLLVAGCSGNSGGGSESGGAVTLKIAYWGDFGLDELKGRYEAANPNVKISLNTGEYNAQHEDLQKKLIAGDGAPDIAAIDEGFVVQFRGQADKFVNLLDSGAGQYESKYLSWKWKQTLTPDGKAQIGLGTDVGGLAMCYRTDLFQAAGLPTERDRVSALWPTWDQFISTGETYTRATGKKFIDSGTNIFNPVLGQQSVGFYDQGDALQMNGGPKVAFDTAAKAIRADISANLPAFQPEWNAAFAKGSFAVLACPAWMQGHIKNSAPDTAGKWDVAAIPGGGGNWGGSFLTIPKQSKHADEAYKLLEWLIQPEQQIEIFNKVGNLPSQPALYQDPAIRDFTNPFFNNAPVGQIFSKTAEGLTPQYLGRKNGPTRVAVENVLNRMQNGDLKGKPLNQAWTEATKEAQKAATS, via the coding sequence ATGGCAGGGTCCGGGGCCCGATGGGTCCGGCTGGTCGCCGCGAGCGCGGCAGGGATGCTTCTGGTCGCGGGTTGCAGTGGCAACAGCGGCGGCGGTTCGGAGTCGGGTGGCGCCGTCACCCTGAAGATCGCCTACTGGGGCGACTTCGGGCTGGACGAGCTGAAGGGCAGGTACGAGGCCGCGAACCCGAACGTCAAGATCAGCCTGAACACCGGCGAGTACAACGCCCAGCACGAGGACCTGCAGAAGAAGCTGATCGCCGGGGACGGCGCCCCCGACATCGCCGCCATCGACGAGGGCTTCGTCGTCCAGTTCCGCGGCCAGGCCGACAAGTTCGTCAACCTGCTCGACTCCGGCGCCGGCCAGTACGAGAGCAAGTACCTGTCGTGGAAGTGGAAGCAGACGCTGACCCCCGACGGCAAGGCCCAGATCGGCCTCGGCACCGACGTCGGCGGGCTGGCCATGTGTTACCGGACCGACCTGTTCCAGGCCGCCGGCCTCCCCACCGAACGGGACCGGGTCTCCGCCCTCTGGCCCACCTGGGACCAGTTCATCAGCACCGGTGAGACCTACACCAGGGCGACGGGCAAGAAGTTCATCGACTCCGGCACCAACATCTTCAATCCCGTACTCGGGCAGCAGTCGGTCGGGTTCTACGACCAGGGCGACGCGCTCCAGATGAACGGTGGGCCGAAGGTCGCGTTCGACACGGCCGCCAAGGCGATCCGGGCCGACATCTCCGCGAACCTGCCGGCCTTCCAACCGGAGTGGAACGCCGCCTTCGCCAAGGGCAGTTTCGCCGTACTGGCCTGCCCGGCGTGGATGCAGGGGCACATCAAGAACAGCGCCCCGGACACCGCCGGCAAGTGGGACGTGGCGGCGATTCCCGGCGGTGGCGGCAACTGGGGCGGCTCGTTCCTCACCATCCCCAAGCAGAGCAAGCACGCCGACGAGGCGTACAAGCTGCTGGAGTGGCTGATCCAGCCCGAGCAGCAGATCGAGATCTTCAACAAGGTCGGCAACCTGCCGTCCCAGCCGGCCCTCTACCAGGACCCGGCGATCCGGGACTTCACCAACCCGTTCTTCAACAACGCACCCGTCGGCCAGATCTTCTCCAAGACCGCCGAGGGCCTGACCCCGCAGTACCTGGGCAGGAAGAACGGGCCGACCCGGGTCGCGGTGGAGAACGTACTGAACCGGATGCAGAACGGTGACCTCAAGGGCAAGCCGCTGAACCAGGCCTGGACCGAGGCGACCAAGGAAGCCCAGAAGGCGGCCACGTCCTAG